A single genomic interval of Cupriavidus necator harbors:
- a CDS encoding antibiotic biosynthesis monooxygenase family protein, whose protein sequence is MYIAAFIYRPGQADDEFHRLSALIDEIAAGIPGFVGAESWRSPDGQLSNASYYWRDKDSLQAFATHPRHLDAKRQYRKWYDGYHVVISEVQRAYGDGSLRHFVPDSRRQRQG, encoded by the coding sequence ATGTATATCGCAGCCTTTATTTACCGGCCCGGCCAGGCCGATGACGAGTTCCACCGCCTTAGCGCCCTGATCGACGAGATCGCCGCCGGCATACCCGGCTTTGTCGGTGCCGAGTCCTGGCGCTCGCCAGATGGCCAGTTGTCCAACGCCAGCTACTACTGGCGCGACAAGGACTCCCTGCAGGCCTTCGCCACCCACCCGCGGCACCTGGACGCCAAGCGCCAGTACCGCAAGTGGTATGACGGCTATCACGTGGTGATATCCGAAGTGCAGCGCGCCTATGGCGACGGTTCGCTCCGGCACTTCGTGCCCGACAGCCGGCGCCAGCGGCAGGGGTAA
- a CDS encoding arsenic transporter → MSSHAPLLIWSVAALTTAGVLFRPFRLPEAFWAAAGALLLCVTGLMTLPDALAAVLRGYDVYLFLAGMMLISELARKTGLFDHVAALAVRRARGSAPRLFLMVYGFGTLVTAFMSNDATAVVLTPAVLAATRAARVRHPLPYLYACAFIANAASFVLPISNPANLVIFGTRMPPLAGWLASFALPSLAAVLATLAALWWTQRAALAEPIEHDVPVPPLSPQARLTALGIVLTGLILLVASLRGNDLGWPTCAAGVATLLLVCATRRELLVPALREVSWGVLPMVAGLFVLVAALEQTVVIGQLADAVAAASRDGGALALLGVGAVVALAGNIANNLPAGLIAASALAGGHASHAVTGAVLIGIDLGPNLSVTGSLATLLWLTALRREGHMVSAGQFLRVGAVVMPAAMLPALALLLL, encoded by the coding sequence ATGTCCAGCCACGCCCCGCTGCTGATCTGGTCGGTCGCCGCGCTGACCACGGCCGGCGTCCTGTTCCGCCCGTTCCGCCTGCCCGAAGCCTTCTGGGCCGCCGCCGGCGCCCTGCTGCTGTGCGTCACCGGCCTGATGACGCTGCCCGACGCGCTGGCGGCGGTGCTGCGCGGCTACGACGTGTACCTGTTTCTCGCGGGCATGATGCTGATCTCCGAGCTGGCCCGCAAGACCGGGCTGTTCGACCACGTCGCCGCGCTCGCCGTGCGCCGGGCGCGCGGTTCGGCGCCGCGGCTGTTCCTGATGGTGTACGGCTTCGGCACGCTGGTGACGGCATTCATGTCCAACGACGCCACCGCCGTGGTGCTGACGCCCGCGGTGCTGGCCGCCACCCGCGCCGCGCGGGTCCGGCATCCGCTGCCCTACTTGTACGCGTGCGCCTTCATCGCCAATGCCGCCAGCTTCGTGCTGCCGATCTCCAACCCGGCCAACCTGGTCATCTTCGGCACACGCATGCCGCCGCTGGCGGGCTGGCTGGCGAGCTTCGCGCTGCCGTCGCTGGCCGCGGTGCTGGCCACGCTGGCAGCGCTGTGGTGGACCCAGCGCGCGGCGCTGGCCGAGCCCATCGAACATGACGTGCCGGTGCCGCCGCTGTCGCCGCAGGCCCGGCTGACCGCGCTGGGCATCGTGCTGACCGGGCTGATCCTGCTGGTGGCCTCGCTGCGCGGCAACGACCTGGGCTGGCCGACCTGCGCGGCGGGCGTGGCCACGCTGCTGCTGGTCTGCGCGACCCGGCGCGAGCTGCTGGTGCCGGCGCTGCGCGAGGTGTCATGGGGGGTGTTGCCGATGGTGGCGGGGCTGTTCGTGCTGGTCGCGGCACTGGAGCAGACCGTGGTGATCGGCCAGCTGGCCGATGCCGTCGCAGCGGCGTCGCGCGACGGCGGCGCACTGGCCCTGCTGGGCGTGGGCGCGGTGGTGGCGCTGGCGGGCAATATCGCCAACAACCTGCCGGCCGGCCTGATCGCCGCCTCGGCGCTGGCGGGCGGACATGCCTCGCATGCCGTGACCGGTGCCGTGCTGATCGGCATTGACCTTGGCCCCAACTTGTCCGTCACCGGCTCGCTGGCCACGCTGCTGTGGCTCACGGCGCTGCGGCGCGAAGGGCATATGGTCAGCGCCGGCCAGTTCCTGCGCGTGGGGGCCGTGGTGATGCCGGCAGCGATGCTGCCGGCACTGGCGCTTTTGCTGCTTTAG
- a CDS encoding PLP-dependent aminotransferase family protein yields the protein MAHARYKTIVDEIAARIHRGELPPGTQLPTVRALMKQYGVALATAARVYVELEAVGLVVGETGRGTFVRDTSLPRGLGLEQHPVRAGAVDLTFNYPSLPGQVELLRDGLRSIAASGDLDALLHSAPQGGRPHERQAVARHLRNRGVRVPGSQVLIVNGAQQGLAVTVMGLLNPGDVLAVDALTYPGMKALAQLYRLDLEPLPVTAAGLDLDRLAALCKRRPVRAVYTMPTMHNPLGYVMSEADRGRLAALAQRHDLLIIEDGAYAFLAEPAPKPVFTFAPERTVYVSGLSKSVASGLRMGFVAAPAPLVPALERAIRVSTWNTPSLTVALGCLWIEAGIVDDLEDRKRKDARRRQSLARRILRGCRVTAHPSSYYLWLELEEDLRADQVVAALEHEGVLVTTAEPFAVGASVPHALRLALGSISMDALEQALRKVRRAVAG from the coding sequence ATGGCCCACGCGCGCTACAAAACCATTGTTGACGAGATTGCCGCGCGCATTCATCGCGGCGAACTGCCTCCGGGCACGCAACTGCCGACGGTGCGTGCGCTGATGAAGCAGTACGGCGTGGCGCTGGCGACCGCGGCACGCGTCTACGTCGAGCTGGAGGCCGTCGGCCTGGTGGTCGGCGAGACCGGCCGGGGCACGTTCGTGCGCGATACCTCGCTGCCGCGTGGCCTGGGGCTGGAGCAGCATCCGGTGCGCGCCGGCGCGGTGGACCTGACTTTCAACTATCCGTCGCTGCCCGGGCAGGTTGAACTGTTGCGCGATGGCTTGCGCAGCATCGCGGCTTCGGGCGACCTTGACGCGTTGCTGCATTCCGCGCCGCAGGGCGGGCGCCCGCACGAACGGCAGGCCGTCGCCCGGCACCTGCGCAACCGCGGTGTCCGGGTGCCGGGCAGCCAGGTGCTGATCGTCAACGGCGCGCAGCAGGGCCTGGCGGTGACGGTGATGGGGCTGCTCAATCCCGGCGACGTCTTGGCGGTTGACGCGCTGACGTACCCGGGCATGAAGGCGCTGGCGCAGTTGTATCGGCTCGACCTGGAGCCGTTGCCGGTGACCGCCGCGGGCCTGGACCTGGATCGCCTTGCCGCGCTCTGCAAGCGGCGTCCGGTGCGGGCGGTCTACACCATGCCGACCATGCACAATCCGCTGGGCTATGTCATGAGCGAGGCGGACCGCGGTCGCCTTGCGGCCCTGGCGCAACGGCATGATCTGCTGATCATTGAAGATGGCGCCTACGCCTTCCTTGCCGAACCGGCGCCGAAACCGGTGTTCACCTTCGCGCCAGAGCGGACCGTCTACGTCTCGGGCCTGTCGAAGAGCGTGGCATCGGGACTGAGGATGGGGTTTGTCGCGGCGCCCGCGCCGCTGGTGCCGGCCCTGGAACGCGCCATTCGCGTGTCAACCTGGAACACGCCGTCGCTGACCGTGGCGCTCGGCTGCCTCTGGATCGAAGCCGGCATCGTCGATGACCTGGAAGATCGCAAGCGCAAGGATGCCCGGCGCAGGCAGAGCCTGGCGCGGCGCATCCTGCGCGGCTGCCGCGTCACGGCGCACCCGTCTTCATACTACCTGTGGCTCGAACTCGAGGAGGACCTGCGCGCCGACCAGGTCGTGGCCGCCCTGGAGCACGAGGGTGTGCTGGTGACGACGGCCGAGCCGTTCGCGGTCGGCGCGAGCGTGCCGCATGCGCTGCGGCTGGCGCTCGGGTCGATTTCCATGGATGCGCTGGAGCAGGCGTTGCGCAAGGTCCGGCGGGCGGTGGCCGGCTGA
- the adh gene encoding aldehyde dehydrogenase, with product MNMAEIAQLGVSNPYKQQYENYIGGAWVPPAGGEYFESTTPITGKPFTRVPRSGQQDVDAALDAAHAAKAAWARTSTTERANILNRIADRIEANLKLLAVAESIDNGKPVRETTAADLPLAVDHFRYFAGCIRAQEGGISEIDADTIAYHFHEPLGVVGQIIPWNFPLLMATWKLAPALAAGNCVVLKPAEQTPASILVLMEVIGDLLPPGVVNVINGFGLEAGKPLASSPRISKVAFTGETTTGRLIMQYASQNLIPVTLELGGKSPNIFFEDVLAADDAFFDKALEGFAMFALNQGEVCTCPSRALIQESIYDRFMERALKRVAAIRQGHPLDTGTMIGAQASAEQLEKILSYIDLGRKEGAQCLTGGERNVLDGDLAGGYYVKPTVFAGHNKMRIFQEEIFGPVVSVTTFKDEEEALAIANDTLYGLGAGVWTRDGARAFRMGRGIQAGRVWTNCYHAYPAHAAFGGYKQSGIGRENHRMMLDHYQQTKNLLVSYSPNALGFF from the coding sequence ATGAACATGGCGGAAATCGCCCAGCTGGGCGTCAGCAACCCCTACAAGCAGCAGTACGAGAACTACATCGGCGGCGCCTGGGTGCCGCCCGCCGGCGGCGAGTACTTCGAATCGACCACGCCGATCACCGGCAAGCCGTTCACGCGCGTGCCGCGCTCCGGCCAGCAGGATGTCGACGCCGCGCTGGACGCCGCGCACGCCGCCAAGGCCGCGTGGGCTCGCACCTCGACCACCGAGCGCGCCAATATCCTGAACCGCATCGCCGACCGCATCGAGGCCAACCTGAAGCTGCTGGCCGTGGCCGAGAGCATCGACAACGGCAAGCCGGTGCGTGAAACCACCGCCGCCGACCTGCCGCTGGCGGTCGACCACTTCCGCTACTTCGCCGGCTGCATCCGTGCGCAGGAAGGCGGCATCTCCGAGATCGACGCCGACACCATTGCCTACCATTTCCATGAGCCGCTGGGCGTGGTCGGCCAGATCATCCCGTGGAACTTCCCGCTGCTGATGGCCACCTGGAAGCTGGCGCCGGCGCTGGCCGCCGGCAACTGCGTGGTGCTCAAGCCCGCGGAGCAGACGCCGGCCTCGATCCTGGTGCTGATGGAAGTGATCGGCGACCTGCTGCCGCCGGGCGTGGTCAACGTGATCAACGGCTTCGGCCTGGAAGCCGGCAAGCCGCTGGCATCGAGCCCGCGCATCAGCAAGGTCGCCTTCACCGGCGAGACCACCACCGGCCGGCTGATCATGCAGTACGCGTCGCAGAACCTGATCCCGGTGACGCTGGAGCTGGGCGGCAAGTCGCCCAACATCTTCTTCGAGGATGTGCTGGCTGCCGACGACGCCTTCTTCGACAAGGCGCTGGAAGGCTTTGCCATGTTCGCGCTGAACCAGGGCGAGGTCTGCACCTGCCCGTCGCGCGCGCTGATCCAGGAATCGATCTACGACCGCTTCATGGAGCGCGCGCTCAAGCGCGTGGCCGCTATCCGCCAGGGCCATCCGCTCGACACCGGCACCATGATCGGCGCGCAGGCGTCCGCCGAACAGCTGGAGAAGATCCTGTCGTACATCGACCTGGGCCGCAAGGAAGGCGCACAGTGCCTCACCGGCGGCGAGCGCAACGTGCTGGACGGCGACCTCGCGGGCGGCTACTACGTCAAGCCGACCGTGTTCGCCGGCCACAACAAGATGCGCATCTTCCAGGAAGAGATCTTCGGGCCGGTGGTATCGGTGACCACCTTCAAGGATGAGGAAGAAGCGCTGGCCATCGCCAACGACACGCTCTACGGGCTCGGTGCGGGTGTCTGGACACGTGACGGCGCGCGCGCATTCCGCATGGGCCGCGGCATCCAGGCGGGGCGCGTGTGGACCAACTGCTACCACGCCTACCCCGCGCATGCGGCATTCGGGGGCTACAAGCAGTCCGGCATCGGCCGCGAGAACCATCGCATGATGCTCGACCACTACCAGCAGACCAAGAACCTGCTGGTGAGCTACAGCCCCAACGCGCTCGGGTTCTTCTGA
- a CDS encoding sigma-54-dependent Fis family transcriptional regulator: MHRAAHPAAPSDVARQAAHVDPADADRAGLIARAHARSAGFGLDVRHAPGFDAVSPRALGELVDASRDLYRHALPVMETLHAQIANTDSMVLLTDSSGVILHSLGDGEFVARARRVALAPGVSWSEPSKGTNAIGTALAEARPTLIHASEHFLESNHQLTCSCAPIASPTGAILGALDVSGDHRGFHRHTMALVRMSAQMIENHLFANHFPDALLVRFHARPEFVGTLFEGVAAFSPDGAFLAANRSGLFQLGLAPHALADAGFAGLFGQPVRAAMQARGGAAGSLQTLTLPSRVQVFARIEYLAAPIAVRQPGAEDPLPPALAALDTGDAAVAAVLRRVRKVSGRDITILVQGRTGTGKEWLARAIHAASPRAGGPFVAVNCAAIPESLIEAELFGYEEGAFTGARRRGSEGKVVQAHGGTLFLDEIGDMPLAQQVRLMRVLQERAVTPLGSARALPVDVRVVCATHRDLRAMIADGAFREDLYYRINALAVTLPPLCERSDLPLLVDRILQRQCEEAGLPSPVHVDAQVLALLRRHPWPGNIRQLANVLRTAAILAEGEAQIGVEHLPEGFEQECGDEAERCDAAAAVQAPAPSKSARMRDWEAGLIRQALARHGGNVSHAARELGVSRNTIYRRLREGLEGDEEAER, translated from the coding sequence ATGCACCGTGCCGCCCATCCCGCTGCGCCTTCCGATGTTGCCCGCCAGGCTGCCCATGTCGACCCGGCCGATGCCGACCGCGCTGGCCTGATCGCCCGCGCGCATGCGCGTTCGGCCGGCTTCGGGCTGGATGTGCGCCATGCGCCCGGCTTCGATGCCGTCAGCCCGCGCGCGCTGGGTGAGCTGGTGGACGCCAGCCGCGACTTGTACCGCCATGCCTTGCCGGTGATGGAGACCCTGCACGCGCAGATCGCCAATACCGACAGCATGGTGCTGCTGACCGACAGCAGCGGCGTGATCCTGCACAGCCTGGGCGACGGCGAATTCGTCGCGCGGGCGCGGCGCGTGGCGCTGGCACCGGGGGTATCGTGGTCGGAGCCGAGCAAGGGCACCAATGCCATCGGCACCGCACTGGCCGAGGCCCGTCCCACCCTGATCCATGCCAGCGAGCATTTCCTCGAGTCCAACCACCAGCTGACCTGCTCCTGCGCGCCGATCGCCAGCCCGACCGGTGCCATCCTGGGCGCGCTCGATGTCAGCGGCGATCATCGCGGCTTCCACCGGCACACCATGGCGCTGGTGCGGATGTCGGCGCAGATGATCGAGAACCACCTGTTTGCCAACCACTTCCCGGACGCGCTGCTGGTGCGCTTCCATGCGCGGCCCGAGTTCGTCGGCACGCTGTTCGAGGGCGTGGCGGCGTTCTCGCCCGACGGCGCCTTCCTGGCTGCCAACCGCAGCGGCCTGTTCCAGCTGGGGCTGGCCCCGCACGCGCTGGCGGACGCCGGTTTTGCCGGGCTGTTCGGCCAGCCGGTGCGCGCGGCGATGCAAGCGCGCGGTGGCGCGGCGGGATCGCTGCAGACGCTGACGCTGCCCAGCCGGGTGCAGGTGTTTGCCCGCATCGAATACCTGGCCGCGCCCATCGCGGTGCGCCAGCCCGGCGCCGAAGACCCGCTGCCGCCGGCACTGGCCGCGCTCGATACCGGCGACGCAGCGGTGGCCGCGGTGCTGCGCCGCGTGCGCAAGGTCAGCGGGCGCGATATCACCATCCTGGTCCAGGGCCGCACCGGCACCGGCAAGGAGTGGCTGGCGCGCGCCATCCACGCCGCCTCGCCGCGCGCCGGCGGGCCTTTCGTCGCGGTCAACTGCGCGGCCATCCCCGAATCGCTGATCGAGGCCGAACTGTTCGGCTATGAAGAAGGCGCCTTCACCGGCGCGCGTCGCCGCGGGAGCGAGGGCAAGGTCGTGCAGGCGCACGGCGGCACGCTGTTCCTGGACGAGATCGGCGACATGCCGCTGGCACAGCAGGTGCGGCTGATGCGCGTGCTGCAGGAGCGCGCGGTCACCCCGCTGGGCAGCGCCCGCGCGCTGCCGGTCGATGTGCGCGTGGTCTGTGCCACCCACCGCGACCTGCGCGCGATGATTGCCGATGGCGCTTTCCGCGAAGACCTGTACTACCGCATCAATGCGCTGGCCGTGACCCTGCCGCCGCTATGCGAGCGCAGCGACCTGCCGCTGCTGGTCGATCGCATCCTGCAGCGGCAGTGCGAAGAAGCCGGCCTGCCGTCCCCGGTGCATGTCGACGCGCAGGTGCTGGCGCTGCTGCGCCGGCACCCGTGGCCGGGCAATATCCGGCAGCTTGCCAACGTGCTGCGCACCGCGGCGATCCTGGCGGAAGGGGAGGCGCAGATCGGGGTGGAGCACCTGCCGGAAGGGTTTGAGCAGGAGTGCGGCGATGAGGCGGAGCGCTGTGACGCGGCGGCTGCCGTGCAGGCGCCGGCGCCATCAAAATCCGCCCGCATGCGCGACTGGGAAGCAGGCCTGATCCGGCAGGCGCTCGCCAGGCACGGCGGCAATGTCAGCCACGCGGCGCGTGAGCTGGGGGTGTCGCGCAATACGATCTATCGGAGGTTGAGGGAGGGGTTGGAGGGCGACGAGGAAGCGGAGCGCTGA
- a CDS encoding DUF779 domain-containing protein: protein MAGPMSAPATAPVARVVATPAALALIAELAARHGPLMFHQSGGCCDGSAPMCYPAGELLVGQADVCLGEIGGAQFYMTRAQFEYWQHTRLVIDVVPGAGGMFSLEGRTGKRFLTRSELFSDEEAAWLAAQPGL, encoded by the coding sequence ATGGCGGGCCCGATGTCCGCTCCCGCCACCGCGCCGGTCGCACGCGTGGTGGCAACCCCGGCCGCGCTCGCGCTGATCGCGGAGCTGGCCGCGCGGCATGGCCCGCTGATGTTCCACCAGTCCGGCGGCTGCTGCGACGGCAGCGCGCCGATGTGCTACCCCGCCGGCGAACTGCTGGTGGGGCAGGCCGATGTCTGCCTGGGCGAGATCGGCGGCGCGCAGTTCTACATGACGCGGGCGCAGTTCGAGTACTGGCAGCACACGCGGCTGGTGATCGATGTGGTGCCGGGGGCGGGCGGGATGTTCTCGCTGGAGGGACGGACGGGGAAGCGGTTCCTGACCCGGTCGGAGTTGTTCAGCGATGAAGAGGCCGCGTGGCTCGCGGCGCAGCCGGGGTTGTGA
- a CDS encoding alpha/beta hydrolase, with amino-acid sequence MPLITRRTLAAALMTASGFACYWTYLTLNQERLLFDARRRPPRDLPDGIIGYSHLIPGGVVRGYIYHSPGDNVRDLLFYLPGRGEDVLETLQYARWLPAGMAFATYDYRGLGHSDGLPSEGAAVADASQFLLHARRVFPDTRVHVVGRSLGTGVAIQLADLQDFDSLQLITPYDSLLELVRKRFPLVPLRQLMRHHFDSISHCKKVVQSTKVLLAETDEVVPHECSERLMAAWPGPVALQTVPATNHFTIIEREETWLALCEFARHHGQARLRVATAQPAPPAATGTPPIDHDELGNPLPLAAGR; translated from the coding sequence ATGCCATTGATCACCCGCCGTACGCTGGCAGCCGCGCTGATGACTGCCAGCGGCTTCGCCTGCTACTGGACCTACCTGACGCTCAACCAGGAACGGCTGCTGTTCGATGCACGCCGGCGTCCGCCGCGCGACCTGCCCGACGGCATCATTGGCTACTCGCACCTGATCCCCGGCGGCGTGGTGCGCGGCTACATCTACCATAGCCCCGGCGACAACGTGCGCGACCTGCTGTTCTACCTGCCCGGGCGTGGCGAGGATGTGCTCGAAACGCTGCAGTACGCGCGCTGGCTGCCCGCCGGCATGGCCTTCGCCACCTATGACTACCGCGGCCTGGGACACTCCGACGGCCTGCCGTCCGAGGGCGCCGCAGTGGCCGACGCCAGCCAGTTCCTGCTGCATGCGCGGCGTGTCTTCCCCGACACCCGGGTGCATGTGGTGGGCCGCAGCCTGGGCACCGGCGTCGCGATCCAGCTGGCGGATCTGCAGGACTTCGACAGCCTGCAGCTGATCACGCCCTACGACTCGCTGCTTGAACTGGTGCGCAAGCGCTTCCCGCTGGTGCCGCTGCGCCAGCTGATGCGCCACCATTTCGATTCGATCTCGCATTGCAAGAAGGTCGTGCAGAGCACCAAGGTGCTGCTGGCCGAGACCGATGAAGTGGTGCCGCATGAATGCTCGGAACGGCTCATGGCTGCCTGGCCCGGCCCGGTGGCGTTGCAGACCGTGCCAGCCACGAATCACTTCACCATTATCGAACGCGAGGAAACCTGGCTGGCGCTGTGCGAATTTGCCCGGCATCACGGCCAGGCCAGGCTGCGCGTGGCTACAGCCCAGCCCGCACCGCCGGCCGCCACCGGCACGCCGCCCATCGACCATGACGAGCTCGGCAACCCGCTGCCGCTGGCGGCCGGCCGCTAG
- a CDS encoding penicillin-binding protein 1A — protein sequence MKKIAVKAGGAVLALAAAGALLAGFAAVVSLRQLPAVDSLRDYRPDVPLRIYTSDNVQIGEFGSEHREFIPFGQMPSRMVQALLAAEDDQFYEHEGVDMPGVLRAALANLGQGYAQGASTITMQVARNFYLSREKTLARKWYEMLLAWRIDQTLPKDRILELYMNQVYLGEHAYGFGSAAHAYFGKPLASLSLAEAAMLAGLPKAPSSINPVVNFPRAKRRQEYVLGRMLALGMISQDDYREARAARLAISDDSPGSFAGHAEYVAELARQLARERFGDEAYTRGLNVYTTVSSVRQTLAYDAVHGGLEGYARRHRKFVKDLSQGPQGALVSLDSATGAIEAMVGGADFATSRFNHATQAQRQPGSTFKPFVYAAALERGVSPGTLINDAPLPNGSRWQPSNDDGRFVGSITVRQALAESRNLPAIRTLQAIGIPYTVEFASRFGFAPRRLPRYLPLALGTGTTSPLRLAAAYGVFANGGHRIEPYLIARITDSEGKVLFSAESEDAADSPAPPRVISARNAFVMDSLLRSVVDDGTGAGVRRYLRRADVAGKTGTTNDSVDGWFAGYAGGVVTVAWMGYDDNRSLGEHEFGATTALPVWAAYMEGRLAGVPVPEAEAPAGVVRVGDDWMYAEYADGSHGIAAIGFPPPAPAAAPAVDPVASNLGGTAAPAPAAPAPTPVTSETTGLPAPGAATPAVPADARL from the coding sequence ATGAAAAAAATCGCAGTCAAGGCAGGCGGCGCCGTACTGGCGCTGGCTGCAGCCGGTGCCTTGCTTGCCGGCTTTGCCGCGGTGGTAAGCCTGCGGCAGCTTCCCGCAGTCGACTCCCTGCGCGACTACCGGCCCGACGTGCCCCTGCGGATCTACACCAGCGACAATGTGCAGATCGGCGAGTTCGGCAGCGAGCACCGCGAGTTCATCCCCTTCGGGCAGATGCCGTCGCGCATGGTCCAGGCGCTGCTGGCTGCCGAGGACGACCAGTTCTACGAGCACGAGGGTGTCGACATGCCCGGCGTGCTGCGCGCCGCGCTGGCCAACCTGGGCCAGGGCTATGCGCAGGGCGCGTCCACCATCACCATGCAGGTGGCGCGCAATTTCTACCTGTCGCGCGAGAAGACGCTGGCGCGCAAGTGGTATGAAATGCTGCTGGCCTGGCGCATCGACCAGACCCTGCCCAAGGACCGCATCCTTGAGCTGTACATGAACCAGGTCTACCTGGGCGAGCATGCCTACGGCTTCGGCAGCGCCGCGCATGCGTACTTCGGCAAGCCGCTGGCGTCGTTGTCGCTGGCCGAGGCGGCGATGCTGGCGGGGCTGCCCAAGGCCCCTTCGTCCATCAACCCGGTGGTCAACTTCCCGCGCGCCAAGCGGCGCCAGGAATATGTGCTGGGCCGCATGCTGGCACTGGGCATGATCAGCCAGGACGACTACCGCGAGGCCCGCGCCGCGCGCCTGGCAATCTCCGACGACAGCCCCGGCAGCTTTGCCGGGCATGCCGAGTACGTGGCCGAACTCGCGCGCCAGCTGGCGCGCGAGCGCTTTGGCGACGAGGCCTACACGCGCGGCCTGAACGTCTACACCACGGTGTCGTCGGTGCGCCAGACCCTGGCTTACGATGCGGTGCACGGCGGGCTGGAAGGCTACGCGCGGCGCCACCGCAAGTTCGTCAAGGACCTGTCGCAGGGCCCGCAGGGTGCGCTGGTATCGCTGGACAGCGCCACCGGCGCGATCGAGGCGATGGTGGGCGGCGCCGACTTTGCCACCAGCCGCTTCAACCACGCCACCCAGGCGCAGCGCCAGCCGGGCTCGACCTTCAAGCCCTTCGTCTATGCGGCGGCACTGGAGCGCGGCGTGTCGCCCGGCACGCTGATCAACGACGCGCCGCTGCCCAATGGTTCGCGCTGGCAGCCGTCCAATGACGACGGGCGCTTTGTCGGCTCCATCACCGTGCGCCAGGCGCTGGCGGAATCGCGCAACCTGCCGGCGATCCGCACGCTGCAGGCGATCGGCATCCCGTACACGGTGGAGTTCGCCAGCCGTTTCGGCTTCGCGCCCAGGCGGCTGCCGCGCTACCTGCCGCTGGCACTGGGCACCGGCACCACTTCGCCGCTGCGCCTGGCCGCGGCCTATGGCGTCTTTGCCAACGGCGGCCACCGCATCGAGCCCTACCTGATCGCGCGCATCACCGACAGCGAAGGCAAGGTGCTGTTCTCTGCCGAGTCGGAGGACGCCGCGGACAGCCCGGCCCCGCCGCGCGTGATCAGCGCCCGCAACGCCTTCGTCATGGACAGCCTGCTGCGCAGCGTGGTCGACGACGGCACCGGCGCCGGCGTGCGCCGCTACCTGCGCCGCGCCGACGTGGCCGGCAAGACCGGCACCACCAATGACTCGGTCGACGGCTGGTTCGCGGGCTACGCCGGCGGCGTCGTCACGGTGGCGTGGATGGGCTACGACGACAACCGCAGCCTGGGCGAGCATGAGTTCGGCGCCACCACCGCGCTGCCGGTGTGGGCCGCCTATATGGAGGGCCGCCTTGCGGGCGTGCCCGTGCCTGAAGCTGAAGCGCCCGCCGGCGTGGTCCGCGTGGGAGATGACTGGATGTACGCGGAGTATGCCGATGGCAGCCACGGCATCGCCGCCATCGGCTTCCCGCCGCCGGCACCCGCGGCGGCGCCGGCGGTCGATCCGGTCGCCAGCAACCTCGGCGGGACCGCGGCGCCGGCCCCGGCTGCCCCCGCGCCGACACCTGTCACCAGCGAGACAACTGGCCTGCCGGCGCCCGGCGCTGCCACGCCGGCCGTCCCCGCGGACGCCAGGCTGTAG
- a CDS encoding LysE family translocator: MIALTTLSVFAAAVMLLLLSPGPNMAFVMAHGITYGLRGGVATALGIAVADLILTVLTATGITALVMAWAPAFDLIRYAGAAYLLWMAVKALRQPLALKEAVVTQASLRSVFVRAMLNSLLNPKALLFFMVFLPQFVDPGKGGVARQLLVLGLVLTVIATVFHALLGAAGGTVRRFLSRHPKAATLQSRGLAAVLVLLALRVVLTSRPA, from the coding sequence ATGATTGCCCTGACCACCCTGTCGGTCTTCGCGGCGGCAGTGATGCTGCTGCTCCTGTCACCCGGCCCGAACATGGCCTTCGTGATGGCACATGGCATCACCTATGGCCTTCGGGGCGGCGTTGCGACGGCACTGGGGATTGCCGTGGCCGACCTGATCCTCACGGTCCTGACAGCCACCGGCATCACCGCCCTGGTGATGGCGTGGGCGCCGGCGTTCGACCTGATCCGCTATGCCGGCGCGGCCTATCTGCTGTGGATGGCGGTCAAGGCGCTGCGGCAGCCGCTTGCGCTGAAAGAGGCAGTGGTGACGCAGGCGTCGTTGCGCTCGGTGTTCGTGCGCGCCATGCTCAACAGCCTGCTCAATCCCAAGGCGCTGCTGTTCTTCATGGTCTTCCTGCCGCAGTTCGTGGATCCCGGCAAGGGCGGCGTGGCCCGGCAGCTGCTCGTGCTTGGCCTGGTCCTGACGGTGATCGCCACCGTGTTTCACGCATTGCTCGGCGCGGCTGGCGGCACCGTGCGCCGCTTCCTGTCACGCCATCCCAAGGCGGCAACACTGCAGTCGCGCGGCCTGGCAGCCGTGCTGGTGCTGCTGGCGCTGCGGGTGGTGCTGACCTCACGCCCGGCCTGA